Part of the Fusarium musae strain F31 chromosome 3, whole genome shotgun sequence genome, TCACGCCTCAGCCCAATCTAACCTTTTTCTAGGCTCTCTGCATCAGACTTGACCGTTCTCGACAGGGTGTTGTTCCTCGAACCTGTTTGTCAACTCGTCCTGTGAAGCCCCGCCCTGCTCAAGGCGGCCCTCGCCCAGGCCCTCCTGTTAAGGCTGGCGGGCCTCCCCGAGGACCTGGACCTAATCAGCCTCATGGACAACGACCTATGACCCCCCAAGGAAACTTTGGTCAAGCTCGACCTGCCTCACCTGCTGGTCCTAATCCTAACGGCAGTCGTCCTCAATCACCAATGGGACCTCCTGGCCGGCCTCAAGGACGTCCAATGAGCCCAGGTCCTCGAGCACAGTCACCCGGTCCTCGTAATGGACCCCCAAGTGGCAGACCCATGAGTCCTGGACCTCGTTCTCAGTCACCTAGGCCTGCTGGTGGCCGTTCACAGAGCCCAAGCGGGATGAACCGAAGAAATAACCCCCCTGGACCCAGTCCCATGAATCCTTCTCAGGAGCCTCGCTCAGGGCCATCTCCTTCGGGCTCTCTTAACAGGAAACCCGTACCTGGCCAGGCGTATTGAGCGGCCTACAGCCGTTGATTGCCCTGTATGAAACAGTATTAAAAGGAACGGCGTTCTGCGGTACCATGGAGAGACTCTGAGCATTATGGTCTGCTCACGCTTCTTTACTCTTCTGGTGGATGATTTAAATTCCTTTCGAACTTCTTGTCACTCACTCGACcaattattttctttttatgtGGCTACTTTCGAGCTACTTCTTTTTCTCGTTCCACGTTTATATAAATTTCATATATCTCGGGCGGTCGTTAACCCGTCATTGTGGCATGGTATGCCATTTACGCTCATGTCAGGGTGACTTGGCGAGTGGCTATCTCAGTCATTTAGTTTGAAGGGAGACGTGTATACAGGTTACGACGTCTTGCTGCGagatcttctcctctgatGGAAGGAGCTGCGCTAGTCGCTAATGTGTATCTACGTTTGCGTTTGTTCTTTTCGAATATTACTTCTTCCTCTGTGGCTGGTTTAGGGTCCTTGGATGGAGAGAAGAAAGGGAGCTTGTTTGGTAGCATATCGCAACCAGCAGCTAGGAATTAAAGACTTGAGACGAAAGATAGGAAATGAAATTATTCCTCGATGACTTACTTCCGTTAGTCCTGTGTACCTGTCCATGCTCTGTCTGTGTATATTGTGTGACGTCTTTCGCCTAGCATTTGCATCTCTTGCGGAGCATATAGCATTTGTTGAATACCTTAGTCATTATATTCCTAACTTAGGCTTCTCTATCGAATTGTCTGCAAGACAGTAAATCTCGTACCTGGACGAATTTGACTGTCACAAACCAACGATGCAGTTTCCCcattctttcctttcttgtAGAgggataaaaaaaaaagcaaggcCAAGTAGTCCGAAATATCATTTTCAAACCATGAACGCCCTGACATGTCTAATCCTAACGCCTCGCTTCCATCTCAGTCCAGTGCCGCATGTAGGCCTTCTCCGGTTTACAAGCGCATGGCCACACGAGAGACCAATGCTACAGGAAAGTCACCTCCCTTGCGCAGTAGCTCTTTGACTTCTGGGGTATCCCGAATGTACTCAATGAAGCACACAAAGTACTCCACAATGATCTCTCGTGCAATATCATCCTCCACAGTATTTTCGAACAGTTCCTGGGCGAGGGCCACGATGTCGGGAATATTGTATTGGTCGAAGTAAAAGTAGTAGAGTATACAATGAAGGCGGCAAATGGAGAGACGGCGgagatcttcaacaccatacTTATCTGCCAGGATGTAGAGTCGTGCGTGACTGAGGAAGACAGGCAGATATGAGTATTTGCCTTGTTGTGTGCTCTGCAAACTAGTCACCGCTGGAGCGCCGCTGTGAATCATGGATGAGTTGTATGGAGGACGCGCAAAATTCCTCATCGCTTCAAACCGCTTTCCTATTGGGGTTGTTACGTCAAGCATATAACTTTGATCCGGACACCTGCGTTTGCGTCTTGATATCCCACCGTCTTCAGCCGATTGTAGAACGTCATTTTGTTGATCGTTGTTGGACTGATAACTCTGTATAAACTCGCCAACGGCCGCTGGCAGCTTCCACTCGCAATATTCGTAGGTGTAGGTATAAGTGAACGGTGGTCGGTCACCGCCATTGCGTGGTGGCATGTGGTCTACAGTGGTGGAAGCCTCAGATGAACTTGCTCCGTCACCTGCAGGGCTTTGGTATCCTGATGGAGTGCCTTCGGAagagtcgtcatcgtcgtcaagatCCTCGTCTTGATCAAAATCATTGTCGTCACGCATTTCCTCCGAATTCGAGCGGGTGCTGCGAGAGTCATCTGAGTCCTGTCCAGACGAGGATGCATATTCATTGCCATCACGAGTATAGGATTTGATTGGCGAGTGGTTGCCTTGAGTGTCAAGTTCTGGTTCCCGGATAAGAACAGGTTGTGCCTCACTGTAGTCACCAGAGTAAGCGAATTTGGCGAAGCGCACAAAAGTGTCGACATCCAAGTCTGCCCATACGACGCGaccttctcgagcttctcgCATGTTCCCGTTTACTAGAGCGTTTAGGACTGGCGACAGTCGGCCGATGAGCCCTTTGTGTACATGGAACTCCTTGGCTTCTGGGCCGACAACGAAGAGAAAGGGCCTGGAAGCGAGAGATCTGATGCCGGAGTCAGCAGGTTTGGGAAAATTCAATAGAAACTTGAAAGAATCGCTTTGAAAGTTAACAGAAGTAGATGCTAATACTCACTCTTCGAAGTTGGCACTGACTGCTGGAACGGCAGCACCAGATCGAGAAGCAGACATGGTGGGTGTAAGTGAGAGCCTTCTTCCTAGCCGCTAGCTGTGGCTACTAGAAGCAGGGGTGAAAAGGTAGAAATTGTGAGAAAATAAGATAAGAGAGGAAGCATTTACGGGGAAGTCTTTAAAGTGAGTTGAATGTgggaaaagagaagatgacAATAACGGAATGGAAGGCTGTCGGGTTGGAAGTACATGCATGAGGTGCCCTGCACTGCCTGTCACTGCGAACCTGGAAGAGATCCGTTTAATACGGTGTAGGTAATGGAGCACTAGCGCTTAAGGGAAGTGACCTGAATCACAGAACCAGGGTCCTTACACACTAAATTCGACGTAATGCGGGGCAGACGATGATCATTGGCTCCCTTGCCGCGCAGTGTCTCACAGATGGGTTTTGCTCGCCTACCTTACTCCGTATTGTGTTAGGTATTAATTCAATAATGAAGAAGTCGCTGTGTTTCTAtccctaccttaggtattcATATGCAGCCTTGGCTTTTCATTTTCACTAAAAAACACTTGGGATTAAACCTCATCTCCCAACTCCTGAGGTACCCATTTCTCAATGTACCTGTATGTTGGGTATATAAGAGGAACCCCCTtcgaagaaaagagacagaGGACTTATCGCTCCTCTGCCGCTAAATCGTTTCTGCTATTTGATTTGCACTCCAGGCGCCAAACTTATTCATGCGACGAACTTTCCCCCGCATCCACCACAAACCTCCCCTGATGCCTGTACATTTGCCCCTGGTCCAAAATGCATTTCGACAACACGCTTCAACTCTGCGACTTTTAGACATCGCAACTCGCACACTGCACAGATCCGAGAAATATCAGGAGCCATTATCGCCAGTCCCGTAGAAGCACAGCGCGCTAGTCAAATATGTCAACAAGAACGGCCCTAGAGAGGCTGCGTAGACAACTTACCAAACAAATGCCCGTTTTCACATtttgcctcttcctcttccaatCGTAATGCCGCATCGCAAAACACGCAGCGTTGACTAGCAGCAACATCTCTAAACTGCTCTCTCAATAGGGAATTGTTAAGCTCAGTAGATATCTTGCGGGTTGCTGTGGTCCCAAGCACTTCAGGGGCATTCCCGTACATCCACTCCCAAACCTGGCCTTCAGTAGTTAAAGGCTTCGATAGTGTGACTGCATCATTCTCGCCACGCTCTTCGTCTCTTCTTGAAAACATTAGTTTACAGAGTGCTCGTCTTTCTGGGTGCAAAGTGCTGTATTGTGATACAAGCACGGCTGTTGTGCCACCGCCGGGTGACTGCACCATACCCCAGATGCGGTACCTCGATTCGGGAACTTGTAGTTGTGTCGTATCTTCGTCCATTAGGCCGTCTTCTGAGTCATCTGAATCTGAGTCTAAACCTTCCAGCGCAACCGCTCTTGCAACGAGCCGTGTTGTCTGCTTCCGAATTCTTGTTGCCCATTTCGGTACAGAGGCTTCTGAGTCTGGAAGGTTTGTTTGAAACCAATCTTGGTTGCCCGATGTTGCAGATAATCTGGCGATTGAGTAGTACGGGACCGATCCTGTGTGTGTTATGCCTTGATCATGAATTAGAAGCCCTAAGCTGCTGTTAGAAGGGTTTTGTGCAAAGCCTGTGAGAATTGTGTACCAGAAACAGGATTCGACGAGACTATTTCATCTTCCTTGGAATACGTTGTCGAGCACTCCCAAGTATAGTGAGCGCCAGCCAACTCCTCAGCGCCGCCAACAAACGAAACCTGAAACGGCTTCACATTGAAGGGATCAGCGACCACGCCCCTGGCTACGGGCTTACCATCGTCATATACGATCTCGGGCTACGTTAGCTACGGCTATTCCGCGTGCCATGAACCACGTACCAGATCTTCCCACTCGATATATGCATCCGTTGATAGAAACATGCAAATGGCTGCCATATCCGCCTTCTCGACTTCGATGTGTGGAGGGTGGCCCTTCTCCCAATTGCCGAGGATAGTGATCTTTCGGAACCCGACATGATTCTTTGCCAAATATGCTAGAATAGCAACCCTTTTGCCTTGGTCATTGAACCATGGGCTCCATTTCAAGGAAAAGGCACTCCCATGGGGCACGTAATCGGGATCTGTGATATCCACAGCCTATTTCATCGTGTTAGAGCCTTCCCCGACCAAGTTCAACATGACTCACGTCTTCCTTAATATGTCTCCCTCTACCATCAAACCGGCCAACTTCTTGGATGTCCCATCGCGTCTCTTCACTCGAGGGGTCACCTTCTTTTGCCTGTGAGAAGAGCTGGACCGCCATTACAGCTACTTCTTCGACATCATTGCAGTACGCCAGAAGGCCTCTGCCTGTAGCCACTTCTTTGGCCCACGAGAAGGCCTGGATGCGTTCATTCATGTTTCGgtatccatcttcttcgttgCTGTCGGGCAGCGGAAGTTGGGCCCCGAGGCCCCAGAGTGTCTTCCATGCCTTAAAGCTTCGAACCCGCATGCCTGATATCATTGCAGACTGTCGATCGATGTGCTCACCAATCGCGTATATACATCCACTGGTCGAAAGTGCTGTTAAGATAGGTCGAAGATTACAACCCAATCCATTTGGTGACCATTCTAATCTCACAATCTGGCAGATTGGTGCCCCTGAACCTGTCACTAACCCATTACCCACACCAGGAAACCAATTCTCGTCGTTGGCTGGCGGTCCAGCCACTCTGATACCGGAAAACGAACAAAGCTGTGCATTGATTGTGGGATCTGGACGAATCAAGCCTGAGGCCCGATAGGAGAGCGTGTACTGGCTCTGTAATTCTTCTTCGTCCGCTCCTTCATCAGGACCACCACTCCTCGGATACTCTGGAAGGAATATGTATATAGTATCATCTGTAGCAACTGCAAGCTCTGCATCACAAGACCATGCCAGAGCATGAGTTGTCAGTGGACGCGACTTGAGATGAATTGTTTTGAGGGGCCTTGTCTTGTTTTAGACCAGTTAGTGAGACTTCTATGATGAATTCTATCAATAGGGGGGATATAAAAATGACTGCAGCTGTGCCAGTATTTCTCGCCCGAGCAGTCAAGCGAATCTTTTGTTGTTCAGGTCTCACCTTAGACTTTTCCATTGTGGCAGCTCAGACAGATCGTGTCAAAGGACGTACGCAAATTGCATGAAAATTTCAAATCTCATATGATAATCATGTAAGAAGGAACTTCGGTATTTTAATTCGACAGTGGCATGGCAGAACTGAGAGTTTGATGAGATATTCGCATGAAATAGTTGATACCAAAAAATGCTGACTAAGAAGCAATACGCATctcacctacctacctaggtaccttttGGCAGGTACGCCATGAAAGAAAAACAAAGCAAGATCATTTATGCTGCCAGGTTTTGAACTCCCGATGCTTAAAGCAGTCTATGAGTATTAAGATTCATAGAGTATCAAAAACCACAGGCCATTGACGCATATTTGAGATTGCACCAGACTAATCAAGCCAACATATACCCTGTGTAAAGCCGGTTGCCTGTGGCCATATCTGTAGATTGCTCGACTAATCACTAGGTGGTATGGTGACAAAAAAAACATCAATCCCATCAAGTACGCCGTTCTCCGTATTCTTGGTATGCCATAAATGTATGAAATTAACAATATTTGTGTTTGTTGACCTCAACCCTCTAAGAAAGACCCTAGACCCCAGAGAAGGCCACAACCCGCAAGCGCTGTCGCACCAACGACCTTCTTGGTCCACCAGTTGTCATCCGTCAATGCCTTGGCTTTTTGGATCTTCCTGGCTGTCTCAGTTGGAGCACTAGCAGGTGTTTTTGCAGATACCTTCTTGCCAACAGACTCCTTGGCTGCCTCTGCTTCCTTCTGTTGCAGAAGGGCGATTTTCTTGCTGAGCGCCAGGAGATCCTCCTCAAGAGTTAGGTTGCCGCTGCGGTCAACCTCAACGTTCTGGATGTTGCCGAAGAAGTCTGTGATCAGACGGCTACGGGCGTTTTCTTCACCGCCTGGGAAGAGGTCGTATCGCACTCCAGCATGTGAGTGGATCTTGCCAAAGTCGTAGCTGTCGAACAGTTCGCCCACTGTCTTCTGGCTGTTCAGGTCCTTGACGTTGCTCTCGAGGAATTCAAGGTTGTAGTACGTGTATCGATCAATAACGGCGACGCCTACGTCGTTGTCGGCGTGATGCGAATATGAGGACTGATCGAGCTTGGAGGACCCGGTAGCGATGATGTTAGGGGAGTAAAGTCTGCTGTACATAGTGTTTGCTTGGCAGGTGTCGATCATGAAGAGGATCTCGTGATATCTAAACACCGTTAGTGGTTGACAGGAAAGCAATCAAGCTGCCACctacctcttcttctcccacaTCTCCTCAAAAGCGTTGGCAAGATCAAATGCGCCgatctcctcagcatcctGGAACTTGAGGAACTCGTTTCCACCATGGCCAGTCATGTAAACCAAGATATTGCTTCGATCATCGGTAAGAAGACGCTTGCTTCGCGGCATCTCCGCGCCCACGCGATCCGTCAACAGGCGAATAAAGTTCTCAACAGTAACCTCGTAGCCACGATAGTCCACCTCGATGTTGTCGCCGTAGAGATCGACAGCGCGATCAGAATTGCTGTAGACGGTTCCAGGGAACGCGTTCCGGGGATTACAGGCCATGTCGTCGGGAAGCATGAGGATGATCTGGGAGTCAGGGATACCCAAGCGCTTGACGGTACGGTACATAGAGAGGACATTGGCGAGATGGCGGTAGTTGAACCAGAACCGTGATGTACAGACGAGAACGGCCCAATTACTGGTATGCTCGGCAAAAGCGATTGTTGCGAACATGGCTGCTGCCACGATGGCATGAAATCGAAGTATCGAGAGCTTCATGGCGGgggatgtgatgtgatgtgacgAAGCGAACTGGTTGACAAGGGAGCGCGGTAGAGTAAGGAGCGAAGCTTAGAAGACAGGCGCAGCAGCAAATGGCATATCCGCTGGCTGTATCTCAATGAAAACGAGGTTGCAAAGAAATGCTTCCTCAGACTTACAAATCTATACAGCGGCGATAATCATGAATTCCATCCACTGGATATCCCTTTTTGGATCAACGTCACCAAGGAGGGAACACCTAACATTAACGTTGATTGATTACTGTTCAACACATAATCGGAGTCTTACCAGATCTGGACCCGGAGTTTTCGGCGTGGAGGATCCGATAAGACGGCCCCTGGCGCTTGTACTGATTCGAAACACTAACAAATTCCCACAGCATGTCACCAATCTGAACAAGGCAGCTTCACCTTTCAGTTGTTACTGTGTACATCTCGACAAAATTTAAAAGATCTTGGGGTGAGCTGGCAAAAATGCGGATATTCTCTCCTGTTACTTAACCAGGATTGAGAAACACTTGGGGTTGGATCTGTTGGCGTCGTGTTTGTTTGATGAGGGTATCTGATATGGTTCGACTACAAGTGAGATATGCTCTGATGTTGGAAATGACTGTGTCATGGGTGTTGTTTTAGGGAACATTGAGTCTGAGAATGGGATCAGATACATGTGGCTCGGCATGATTTGAGATGAACATGGTTAGGGAGTGTACAAGAAAAACACAACGAGGATATTGTATCCATGGGATTTCATTGTTAAGATTATACGCCAACCTCGAAATTCCAGTCTCGAGAATGATATCTGACAGGATTGACTGTCAATTTGGTTGAAGAACCGTGTTCTACGGACTACCGTATCGTCTTGCGGGCTTAAGGTTCTGAGCTAGAGCACAAGAGTACTGTAGTTGAGTGAAGGCAGGCAGGGCGGATAGATCGTGTCGTTCAAGATGCTGACTCTGCTGTATTATGGAGAAGATACATTCTATCCCACTTAGTTAGCCAGACTCTCAAGATACACACATATTCAGCTTGGTCAGCACTTATGCgaaaacttttatttattttttatttatttcaaGATTCGGGCAATCTTTATCTTAGCCTGAATCAAATTCTTCAGTCTGATGCGGATATACCAGCCAGGACCCATAAACCCCTCTTCTTGTGCTTTCATGGTCATGATGGGAATCGAATTTTCAACACGATAACGAGAAAACACAATCTGTAATTAGTAAGTCACTTACAGTAGCGTCTCGTAGCTGCATGGAAGAGCGAACAGAAAAAATGGAGGACCCTGCAGAGACTCCACCATGACGATGTGATAGACCATGGATGGAACTGAGACTGGGGTCGTAACGACTAAGTTAGGATGTCCAAGTCGTTCGCTGGACAAGCTGCGACTAAAGATACAGAAAAGGTCGCCTTGGCAGAGATGCCGAACAAAGCCGTTGGTGCATACCGAGACGGGTGAACGACCTTGTGCATGACGACTCCATAAAATTAAGCCATGTATCTACCGTCAGGTGGGATGAAAAGAAAATACAGAAGGCTTCTAGTGAGCCGCAAGTGACGAATGAGGGCCGGCACCGGAGTTGGAAAGGTACGATCACATGAATATTTCAGGTGTGAAATCCTCCAAATCGTCGAGTCGTGTTTTGAATGGCGTAGGTGATCCACTTGGAATATGCCTTCTTTATAACCGCTACCTTAGACCAGGTTATGCCATGAATGGACAGGGCATGGATCTGGAGCTGTACTGTATGGATGGTACTGTACTTCCAGTGCAGGCAGACCAAGGGCCAAGGCTGGACCggcttaattaaggtaaacTCGGTGGTTGTGAGTCTTGGCCGAGGTTGAGCAATAATATCGTGCATAGAGCCACGGGGTCAGTCCAGAAGCTCTGAGGTCGAGAATCAAAGACATCCAATGACGAGAGGTTCCGTGACTACATGCCGCAAACATCAGCTTGAAATGATGGAGCGCGTGGTAAAAAGCCTCAAACATCACCTGTTACCGAGAGAAGCTGGGGGAAGGAAACCTGGGGTCGAGGAGAATCACGATAGAATGATGTATCATGACCATGACAGTCCAAAAAGGAACAGTCTAACCCCCAACATGTCCTCAGTAGAACCCCCAAACTTGGATAGGTGCGGCGATGGCATCGTTTTCAATAATCATTGTGACAATGCTGATCAATTCCAATTATCGTTTGATTTCAGTCCTTTTTGACAGAATCCTCCGATCACGACTGGGCACTTGACACttgactaggtaggtagaccTATTTACTTTCCTGATTGCAAGGCTAGTAATGAAACTCCAAAGCTTCCATGATTTTATACACACCTACCAGCCTAGTAAGTATCTGACATCCCCCGCAAACCTTGTCGTAACACAACACGAAGACGAAATGCAATGTATTGGAGGCACACCCTCTTTGGGCCTGGGTCTCTTGTTGGATAGGTTGACAAGCCTGACAAGGTGAGGAGCAAGA contains:
- a CDS encoding hypothetical protein (EggNog:ENOG41), producing the protein MRVRSFKAWKTLWGLGAQLPLPDSNEEDGYRNMNERIQAFSWAKEVATGRGLLAYCNDVEEVAVMAVQLFSQAKEGDPSSEETRWDIQEVGRFDGRGRHIKEDAVDITDPDYVPHGSAFSLKWSPWFNDQGKRVAILAYLAKNHVGFRKITILGNWEKGHPPHIEVEKADMAAICMFLSTDAYIEWEDLPEIVYDDGKPVARGVVADPFNVKPFQVSFVGGAEELAGAHYTWECSTTYSKEDEIVSSNPVSGTQFSQALHKTLLTAA
- a CDS encoding hypothetical protein (EggNog:ENOG41) codes for the protein MSASRSGAAVPAVSANFEESLASRPFLFVVGPEAKEFHVHKGLIGRLSPVLNALVNGNMREAREGRVVWADLDVDTFVRFAKFAYSGDYSEAQPVLIREPELDTQGNHSPIKSYTRDGNEYASSSGQDSDDSRSTRSNSEEMRDDNDFDQDEDLDDDDDSSEGTPSGYQSPAGDGASSSEASTTVDHMPPRNGGDRPPFTYTYTYEYCEWKLPAAVGEFIQSYQSNNDQQNDVLQSAEDGGISRRKRRCPDQSYMLDVTTPIGKRFEAMRNFARPPYNSSMIHSGAPAVTSLQSTQQGKYSYLPVFLSHARLYILADKYGVEDLRRLSICRLHCILYYFYFDQYNIPDIVALAQELFENTVEDDIAREIIVEYFVCFIEYIRDTPEVKELLRKGGDFPVALVSRVAMRL
- the GPI8 gene encoding glycosylphosphatidylinositol anchor biosynthesis (BUSCO:EOG09262M0W~MEROPS:MER0002477) — its product is MKLSILRFHAIVAAAMFATIAFAEHTSNWAVLVCTSRFWFNYRHLANVLSMYRTVKRLGIPDSQIILMLPDDMACNPRNAFPGTVYSNSDRAVDLYGDNIEVDYRGYEVTVENFIRLLTDRVGAEMPRSKRLLTDDRSNILVYMTGHGGNEFLKFQDAEEIGAFDLANAFEEMWEKKRYHEILFMIDTCQANTMYSRLYSPNIIATGSSKLDQSSYSHHADNDVGVAVIDRYTYYNLEFLESNVKDLNSQKTVGELFDSYDFGKIHSHAGVRYDLFPGGEENARSRLITDFFGNIQNVEVDRSGNLTLEEDLLALSKKIALLQQKEAEAAKESVGKKVSAKTPASAPTETARKIQKAKALTDDNWWTKKVVGATALAGCGLLWGLGSFLEG